CATTCGGGCACGTTTTACAAAGAATTTTGACTAAGGTCAAACTAAGGGCCGAAACTTAAAGCCTAAATTGCCTAACAACACAAACTCGTACCGAAAGCCTTAGGACCCGAGTCATCCATGCCACTTGCCTAAAATGACCCCTTCCGAAGTTGATGGAACCGTCAGAATTGAATTTTGAGGCTATTTTTATGAACTTTTAGTCAAAAATCAACTTTTCAAGATTCAAAAGTTCCAAAACACAAAAATTCAGATAAAAACTAAGCGAACAACTAGGTGACCGAGCtataaacaatgaaaaaaaaagggcataaacacataaataacCTAGAAGGTCATTATATTGATTCGAAATTGGGGTTTCTATTGTCGGCCTAGTTCTAGCTTAATTCATGCTTTCACGTGTCAAATGTCAATCGATCCTCTTGTGTAGCCTGAATTTcacaacaactattattattattattattagtattagtattagtattattattaattaaataataataataataataagacaCATAGGATGTATAGGTATTAACTGTCTCGATTCAACCTCGCTCTGCATAAAACACTAGATCTATTTTAAttaacaagttttttttttttaaaaaaaaaacagatatcATCATTTGCGTATTGTATGTGGAGAACACCTTGTCTAATTGTTCTTTTGTGCAATATAAATACCCATAAGAGCAGAGAAAAGATGCCTTTGTACTATAGATTTTTGGTCAAATGTGAACATTCTAGATAGTATGTTActtcaaataaattttcttttcactttaaattatcaaataaagttGGAGATGAGACCGAAGGTGGGataattctattattattattattattattattattattattaaaagaatTGTTGGTTGAATTAGTACTGAACAATTCAAGATGATCTCACATAGTAGGACCAAACAATCTTGATACCTAGCCAACGTTCTTAAATGCTTTAAGGGTCGCTATCTCTAGCAATAACTATATaacttttttcaatttgattcctctatgtttttgttaattaatcatTAACAAATTAATTTAGTGAGTTGTTGCACTCTCCGTATTGCTTTTAGTCAACTTGTGATTGGTTTGTGTCCGCTTcaatgaaattattatattaagaaACCAATAACATCAACCTAAATGactgtttttaaatttatttaatgactAAATGCCAACTTattaacaatacaatatattgtAGTTGATTTGTTGAAACTTTATCACTAATAACTATGTCCCCGctaattaattcataaactttatgaaaactaaaaattatctcaaatttattttcttattatcgATGTAAGAGAATAGTTAAAATGTTTGAACATTTAACAGGATAACTACATACTataattttctttgttaataggtttaaaaacattaacaacaaaagaatctttatattattatataatatataaattagatACCTTCTGTAAGGTCATTTCAACAACTTAGTGAATTGGTTTTCTGAGGATTCTATTAAATtcgataaaaagaaaaagtataatatgatcaatttaatttaattttatttgatatttatgtatattttctaattttgaataTGAACAAATGAAcagttaaatttatataaaattaaataaaagtataCAGTGACATAATGTACCGTCAAAATACTCCTTTCACATAGATCAGAAGAGTAGAAAAGATAAATTGGACCGAAAGAGTGGTAAGATCTACTCAGACactccattttttatttattcaaaaaaagaatagagtgatacattttttatttaaaaacaatttaattaggTTCTTGTGCACCATTATTCTTCTAAAAGCTTCCCTGTTTCAGTTCCTgcttattttgtttaattaaaatcaGTGTGCAAAAACATCACAACATGGGAAAAGACGCCCAAGAAGAATTAACCCTAAACAAAGATAACAAGGTATGGGCTCTTCTATAACTTGTGATTAATTATGAAGGTTTTGGTACTAATCAAAGTTTTAATTTCATGATTAGGATGGTGAAGTTGTAGAATATTCCTTGTTACCTCCTATACCAAAATCACCAATTAATAACAGACCAAACAGCATGGTGATTAAGGCAAGTTCAATTTCTATGCTAATTTTaaccataattttgttgttttatattttagatGTGGTTGGAATGACTTGTTTTATCTAAAACACTTTATTGGGAGAGTGTAAATTATTTCTGAAAAGATATAGtatttattaaagatttataGTAAAATTGGCAAACTTGATGGTTTTTGAAATCCTTGAGTATGAAATATTGATACCAATCTTTTGTTTACGTTGGTTAAAGTAGTGATGTCACGTTGAGAATTGAGATAATTGCGATGGAAAATGATAACCAAACGTGATATAAGTTATAttctggattttttttttttgtatgatatTTAAAAAGAGTTGATAAATGAACAGAAAGCAAATACTGTAATTCCAGCACATTTGGTGGCAGAAGCAATATCAACACTCCATGGGCTTGATTTAAGATGGTCAGGTCCAATTACACCAAGTGAAATGCAATATGTTCAACAATATGTTTTAGCTAAGTACCCTGAATATTGCAATGGACTTGTGGAAGAAGGGGATAAAATCGATCTTTATGCACTTTGTATGAACGAAAAGGGAAAATCCCCGAGGAGAGAGTCTTCATCGCCTTCTTTTGGTACTAGTAATTCAGAGTTGGGAAAAATCCAATTGGAGCCATCAAGATTGCTTGATATCCTAACAAAGAAAACTTCGTACCAAGGGAATTTCATTTCAATCCCAGAAATACAAGTTCGTAATCGAGCATTGCAACAATGTGGACTAAGTGAAGAGGAGTATTTAGTTGTTTTTGCACTTACATTTAAAGAAGCCATGATGATGATTGGAGAATGTTACCCTTTCTTCAGGGGAAATTACTATATGACAATTCTTGGTGAAGAGTATGACTGTATACGCGAATTTGTTACTTTTAAAGATTCAAAAGTGATTGCAGCACCAGAAACATGGCTTGATTTAAGGATCAAAGGATCACAACTAAGTCAATATTTTCGGAGAAGATCAAAGCATAGTCCAAAAGGGCTATTTGCTTATCCTGCTTATGTAGAAGAAACACGCTATTCAATGCATTGGATCTCAGAAGCTCATAGAAATTCATGGCATGTTCTGTTAGATGCTTCTGGTTTGGATGCAGGAAAAGAAAGATTGGCTTTAGCATTATATCGACCCGATTTCGTGTTATGTACAGTTGATAATACACATGCTCAGCCCTCTAAAATCACTTGCCTTCTTGTAAGGAAACAGTCCTTCGAAACTGCAGCTTCTTCAGCAtgttaatttactcaaggttgaCAAGTGAGACGCTCAAGTGGTTAAGCGACTCTGTTATCATCCGGTAGGTAAAGGGTTCGAGTAACTATACATGATAAGTGGAAACACTATTGATCGTATCACAGGGTGATGTAGTGTGtgggaaaaacataaatgtTTTCTCAAGGTTAGGGAAGAAAGTTATAAAACTTTGTGTATGTATAATTCTCTGTTTACTTCTGTTGGAAAGAGAGACCATTTCTACTAGTTTTCATTTGCTTTGAATATGGTTATACATCATTGAGCTGTTACATTTTCTTGCCTAACTTCAGTGTGGGTGGATGATCTGATTCACATAAGTTTAATAGAAGTCATAAAAGTATACAATGTTTTATTTACATTACAACTAGTTAAACGTCATAAAAGTATACATTGACTATACACTATAGCTTGGCAAAAGTAAACGGAAGTATACAAtgactatataatataatgtactTATACATGGACTATACACTACGATATACTCCAAAAACTCAATATAGCTttctttgcttctttttttagaaaaaaaaaaggaaggagGGTTGCTCATTGTCAcgtaaacttaaaaaaaaattctagattCATAAAACTAGAAGCAACCAAACAAAATTTAACCAAGGTCATTTATGAAGTTGCCCTTCTTCACTCGAATCCTAATGTTGGGCTTG
This DNA window, taken from Solanum lycopersicum chromosome 5, SLM_r2.1, encodes the following:
- the LOC101244665 gene encoding uncharacterized protein, producing the protein MGKDAQEELTLNKDNKDGEVVEYSLLPPIPKSPINNRPNSMVIKKANTVIPAHLVAEAISTLHGLDLRWSGPITPSEMQYVQQYVLAKYPEYCNGLVEEGDKIDLYALCMNEKGKSPRRESSSPSFGTSNSELGKIQLEPSRLLDILTKKTSYQGNFISIPEIQVRNRALQQCGLSEEEYLVVFALTFKEAMMMIGECYPFFRGNYYMTILGEEYDCIREFVTFKDSKVIAAPETWLDLRIKGSQLSQYFRRRSKHSPKGLFAYPAYVEETRYSMHWISEAHRNSWHVLLDASGLDAGKERLALALYRPDFVLCTVDNTHAQPSKITCLLVRKQSFETAASSAC